One Microbacterium trichothecenolyticum DNA window includes the following coding sequences:
- a CDS encoding sugar ABC transporter ATPase yields the protein MSDASIDPSPADSATPAADTGIAGVQPLRDGDTSIEPDPALDPAQAEWDATIALDDGADPEDINPATATGADPAEIPADDSDIPLEDIHPESTGTDSQGEDPGVVELGEEGQGDLAPEDL from the coding sequence ATGAGCGACGCCTCGATCGATCCGTCCCCCGCCGATTCCGCCACGCCGGCCGCCGACACCGGCATCGCGGGGGTGCAGCCGCTGCGCGACGGCGACACCTCGATCGAGCCCGATCCCGCGCTCGATCCCGCGCAAGCGGAGTGGGATGCCACGATCGCGCTCGACGACGGCGCCGACCCGGAGGACATCAACCCGGCGACGGCGACGGGAGCGGATCCCGCGGAGATCCCCGCCGACGACAGCGACATCCCCCTCGAGGACATCCACCCTGAATCCACCGGGACGGACTCGCAGGGCGAGGACCCCGGCGTCGTCGAGCTCGGCGAGGAGGGCCAGGGAGACCTCGCGCCCGAAGACCTCTGA
- a CDS encoding glycosyltransferase — protein sequence MRLDAEYVLPVRWTHDDAIDELTAYLERLSSDIDVTVVDGSSPDLFRAHARAWSGSVRHVAPMLSHGANGKVRGVLTGLALARHEHVVIADDDVRHDRATLAALVAALRDADLVKPQNVFRPLPWHARWDTARTLINRAVAADYPGTYAVRRAALARGYDPDALFENLEMERTVRAAGGRVLSCPDLFVERRPPSARHFWAQRVRQAYDSTAQPARLCVELAVVPLVLALRRRRGILVLLALAVTGLAERGRRRNGGRHVFERSAAWWAPAWVLERGVASWIALALRARGGVAYADARLVVAATPMRVLRRRAADRG from the coding sequence ATGCGCCTGGATGCCGAGTACGTGCTGCCCGTGCGCTGGACACACGACGACGCGATCGACGAACTCACCGCATACCTCGAACGGTTATCGAGCGACATCGACGTCACGGTCGTCGACGGGTCGTCACCGGATCTGTTCCGCGCGCACGCACGGGCGTGGTCCGGCAGCGTGCGGCACGTCGCTCCGATGCTCTCGCACGGGGCCAACGGCAAGGTCCGCGGCGTGCTGACGGGTCTCGCGCTCGCGCGGCACGAGCACGTCGTCATCGCCGACGACGACGTGCGCCATGATCGGGCCACGCTGGCGGCGTTGGTCGCGGCGCTTCGGGATGCCGACCTGGTCAAGCCGCAGAACGTGTTCCGGCCGCTGCCCTGGCACGCCCGCTGGGATACCGCCCGCACGCTGATCAACCGCGCCGTCGCGGCCGACTACCCCGGCACCTACGCGGTACGTCGAGCCGCCCTGGCTCGGGGGTACGACCCCGACGCGCTGTTCGAGAACCTCGAGATGGAACGCACGGTGCGTGCCGCGGGCGGACGCGTACTCTCGTGCCCCGACCTCTTCGTCGAGCGGCGACCACCCTCGGCCCGTCATTTCTGGGCTCAGCGGGTGCGCCAGGCGTATGACAGCACGGCGCAGCCCGCGCGTCTGTGCGTGGAGCTGGCCGTGGTGCCGCTGGTCCTCGCGCTGCGGCGGCGGCGAGGCATCCTGGTCCTGCTCGCGCTGGCCGTGACGGGGCTCGCCGAGAGGGGCCGCCGCCGAAACGGCGGCCGTCACGTGTTCGAGCGCTCCGCGGCATGGTGGGCGCCGGCATGGGTGCTGGAACGCGGGGTCGCCAGTTGGATCGCCCTGGCCCTGCGCGCACGCGGCGGCGTAGCGTACGCCGACGCCCGGCTCGTCGTCGCAGCCACACCGATGCGCGTGCTGCGACGACGAGCGGCCGACCGCGGGTGA
- a CDS encoding CDGSH iron-sulfur domain-containing protein: MTDDRVTITAYPDGPLLVRGDVDLRTSDGREVARTRRTVALCRCGLSTIKPYCDGTHKASGFRTDD; the protein is encoded by the coding sequence ATGACCGACGACCGCGTCACGATCACCGCCTACCCCGACGGGCCGCTCCTCGTGCGCGGCGACGTCGACCTGCGCACGAGCGACGGCCGCGAGGTCGCCCGCACGCGTCGCACCGTGGCGCTGTGCCGATGCGGGCTGTCGACGATCAAGCCCTACTGCGACGGCACGCACAAGGCATCCGGTTTCCGCACCGACGACTGA
- a CDS encoding iron-containing redox enzyme family protein, whose product MSSPLSPAHPDDTAGATVPFRPRGPVSAAVLHHLVDGIATAHTVLADAAVTASADIERDDDLQLALFVLYASAYGAFPALRPDLEWDPTLIATRRVIETAFEASLRRSVAVPELPAPTADAVARALFALTGAEGGPSLSRHLARKATLEQAHEFLVHRTVYTLREADPHSWAIPRLTGRPKAALVEIQSDEYGGGRPDRVHAALFARAVRGAGLSDTYGAYVDDVPVVTLASHNAMSMFGLNRRLIGAIVGHLAAFEMTSSIPNRLYAEGLRRLGFGDDVCEYFDEHVEADAVHEQIAARDLAGALAEDHPDLLPDIVFGAAVCLEVDDRVGRHMLDAWARRVSSLRGEDAR is encoded by the coding sequence TTGTCCTCCCCCCTCTCCCCCGCACACCCTGACGACACCGCCGGCGCCACCGTGCCCTTCCGTCCGCGCGGACCGGTCAGCGCCGCCGTCCTGCACCACCTCGTGGACGGCATCGCGACGGCGCACACCGTTCTCGCCGACGCGGCGGTCACGGCATCCGCCGACATCGAACGCGACGACGACCTCCAGCTCGCCCTGTTCGTCCTGTACGCCTCGGCGTACGGCGCGTTTCCTGCGCTGCGGCCCGACCTCGAATGGGACCCCACCCTCATTGCGACCCGCCGGGTGATCGAGACGGCGTTCGAGGCGTCCTTGCGTCGTTCCGTCGCGGTGCCGGAGCTCCCCGCCCCCACCGCGGACGCCGTCGCCCGTGCCCTGTTCGCTCTGACCGGTGCCGAGGGCGGTCCGAGCCTGTCGCGCCATCTCGCCCGCAAGGCGACTCTCGAGCAGGCGCACGAATTCCTCGTGCACCGCACCGTGTACACGTTGCGCGAAGCCGACCCGCACTCCTGGGCGATCCCCCGCCTGACGGGACGCCCCAAAGCCGCGCTGGTCGAGATCCAGTCCGACGAATACGGCGGCGGACGACCCGACCGCGTGCACGCCGCCCTGTTCGCGCGGGCGGTGCGCGGCGCGGGACTCAGTGACACGTACGGCGCGTACGTCGACGACGTGCCCGTGGTCACCCTCGCCTCGCACAACGCCATGTCGATGTTCGGGCTCAACCGCCGTCTCATCGGGGCCATCGTCGGTCACCTCGCGGCGTTCGAGATGACCTCGTCGATCCCCAACCGCCTCTATGCCGAGGGGCTGCGACGACTCGGCTTCGGCGACGACGTGTGCGAGTACTTCGACGAACACGTCGAAGCCGACGCGGTGCACGAACAGATCGCCGCTCGCGATCTGGCCGGCGCGCTCGCCGAGGACCACCCCGACCTGCTCCCCGACATCGTCTTCGGCGCCGCGGTCTGCCTCGAGGTCGACGACCGGGTGGGGCGGCACATGCTCGATGCGTGGGCACGCCGGGTGTCGTCGCTGCGCGGGGAGGACGCGCGATGA
- a CDS encoding Hsp20/alpha crystallin family protein, whose protein sequence is MATYDPFRDLDRLASTLLDARRGGGPRRMPMDLYRDGDHYVLAADLPGVDPGSVDIDVDGQLLTIRAERTLGSGEGVKWITRERETASFVRQLNLGQGIDTERISASYRNGVLSVTIPVSEKAKPRRIAVSTDDSDGVIEAHESTPQLIEQ, encoded by the coding sequence ATGGCCACCTACGACCCCTTCCGCGACCTCGACCGCCTCGCGTCGACCCTTCTCGACGCGCGCCGCGGCGGCGGACCGCGCCGGATGCCGATGGACCTCTACCGCGACGGCGACCACTACGTGCTCGCGGCCGACCTCCCCGGCGTCGACCCCGGCTCGGTCGATATCGACGTCGACGGTCAGCTGCTCACCATCCGCGCCGAACGCACGCTCGGCTCGGGCGAGGGCGTGAAGTGGATCACGCGCGAGCGCGAGACGGCATCCTTCGTCCGTCAGCTCAACCTCGGTCAGGGCATCGACACCGAGCGCATCAGCGCCTCCTACCGCAACGGTGTGCTGAGCGTCACGATCCCCGTCAGCGAGAAGGCGAAGCCCCGCCGCATCGCCGTGTCGACCGACGACAGCGACGGCGTCATCGAGGCGCACGAGAGCACGCCGCAGCTCATCGAGCAGTAA
- a CDS encoding manganese catalase family protein, with protein MYFHRQELQHTATPEKPDAVYARKLQEVLGGQYGEITVALQYQFQAWNMHIPGKYRDLVFGIGAEEMGHVEMLAIMIAQLLEKAPLGITTDAVQDDPTVAAVIGGTDIQQGIVAGAGARPVDSMGNPWQGSYVTASGNLLADFTANANAEMQGRVQVARLYHQTDDHGVKDLLAFLLARDTMHQNQWMAAAAELRAEGLEDLPVPSNFPLEKEDRDVSYQYINFSNGAKAREGSWASGPTPDGKDEFTYVPEPPAGVPMPPPTHPDARFYGTTELPNSVEKLAGRAQDALHKE; from the coding sequence ATGTACTTCCATCGGCAAGAACTGCAGCACACCGCCACCCCCGAGAAGCCGGACGCCGTCTACGCGCGCAAGCTCCAAGAGGTGCTCGGCGGTCAGTACGGCGAGATCACCGTCGCGCTGCAGTACCAGTTCCAGGCCTGGAACATGCACATCCCCGGCAAGTACCGCGATCTCGTCTTCGGGATCGGGGCGGAGGAGATGGGGCACGTCGAGATGCTCGCGATCATGATCGCCCAGCTGCTCGAGAAGGCACCCCTCGGCATCACGACCGATGCCGTGCAGGACGACCCCACCGTCGCCGCGGTCATCGGCGGCACCGACATCCAACAGGGCATCGTCGCCGGAGCCGGTGCGCGCCCGGTCGACTCGATGGGCAACCCCTGGCAGGGCAGCTACGTCACGGCCAGCGGCAACCTGCTCGCCGACTTCACGGCCAACGCGAACGCCGAGATGCAGGGGCGCGTGCAGGTCGCGCGGCTGTACCACCAGACCGACGATCACGGCGTGAAGGACCTGTTGGCCTTCCTCCTCGCGCGCGACACCATGCACCAGAACCAGTGGATGGCGGCCGCCGCCGAACTGCGCGCCGAGGGCCTGGAGGACCTGCCCGTGCCGAGCAACTTCCCGCTCGAGAAGGAGGACCGCGACGTGTCGTACCAGTACATCAACTTCTCCAACGGCGCGAAAGCCCGCGAGGGCTCGTGGGCGTCGGGCCCCACTCCCGACGGCAAGGACGAGTTCACATACGTGCCCGAGCCGCCCGCCGGCGTGCCGATGCCCCCGCCCACGCACCCCGACGCCCGCTTCTACGGCACGACCGAGCTGCCCAACAGCGTCGAGAAGCTCGCCGGGCGCGCCCAGGACGCGCTGCACAAGGAATGA
- a CDS encoding DUF2231 domain-containing protein, producing the protein MRAAKVPRSVMAGPYGHPFHPVAVTIPIGAWSSSLVFDLLGLAADDPRAFATGSRWLIAIGLGGAAGASVLGLLDLSRIPPGTPARRTALAHLCLNVTAMLLFSASLVLRVLELGRVPGVAFVLSVVASAGLSVSGWLGGKLAYRWGVRVADENTQREGFETA; encoded by the coding sequence ATGCGCGCCGCAAAAGTCCCGCGCTCGGTGATGGCGGGCCCGTACGGGCACCCGTTCCATCCCGTCGCGGTGACGATCCCGATCGGGGCGTGGTCGTCGAGCCTCGTGTTCGACCTCCTCGGTCTCGCCGCCGACGATCCGCGGGCGTTCGCGACCGGGTCGCGGTGGCTCATCGCGATCGGCCTGGGCGGAGCAGCCGGTGCGTCGGTCCTCGGGCTCCTGGACCTGTCGCGCATCCCACCCGGCACGCCCGCCCGGCGTACCGCGCTCGCGCACCTGTGCCTGAACGTCACGGCGATGCTGCTCTTCTCGGCGAGCCTGGTGTTGCGGGTACTCGAACTCGGCCGTGTGCCGGGGGTCGCGTTTGTGCTCAGCGTCGTGGCATCGGCGGGCCTGAGCGTCTCGGGTTGGCTCGGCGGCAAGCTCGCCTACCGCTGGGGCGTGCGCGTCGCCGACGAGAACACCCAGCGTGAGGGCTTCGAGACGGCCTGA
- a CDS encoding SDR family NAD(P)-dependent oxidoreductase, with translation MGQVVVVTGGSRGIGRATAVRFARRGARIALVARDAVALSSAAVQCRRRGAEVLTLSIDLATPGGPERATDTVIARFGRIDVWVASASVFAYGSVEDTPDAVRDRVIETNLVGHMRAARAVLPHFRARGGGTIVFVGSLYSQVAGPYVSSYVAAKHGLLGFARSLRQEMRGHRGIRIKVVLPASIDTPIYQRAANVTGRTPFPLPPVVSADRVARAIVRAARGHRDEIAVGAAQFVARPLRFVFPRAYDRGIRALQRSLGLRRRAAPATTGAVLAAQHDPGAVSGGWGRVPLRRPR, from the coding sequence ATGGGTCAGGTCGTCGTCGTCACCGGAGGCTCACGCGGGATCGGGCGCGCCACCGCGGTACGTTTCGCCCGGCGAGGGGCGCGCATCGCGCTCGTCGCGCGCGACGCGGTCGCCCTCTCGTCCGCGGCCGTTCAGTGCCGCCGCCGGGGCGCAGAGGTGCTCACCCTTTCGATCGATCTCGCCACCCCCGGCGGTCCGGAAAGGGCGACGGATACCGTGATCGCGCGCTTCGGCCGGATCGACGTCTGGGTGGCCTCGGCGTCGGTCTTCGCCTACGGCAGCGTCGAGGACACCCCCGACGCCGTGCGCGACCGCGTGATCGAGACGAACCTCGTCGGCCACATGCGCGCGGCGCGGGCCGTGCTACCCCACTTCCGTGCGCGCGGGGGCGGGACGATCGTGTTCGTCGGCTCGCTGTACTCGCAGGTGGCGGGCCCGTACGTCTCTTCGTACGTCGCGGCCAAGCACGGGCTGCTCGGCTTCGCGCGGTCGCTGCGCCAAGAGATGCGCGGGCATCGTGGCATCCGGATCAAGGTCGTGCTCCCGGCGAGCATCGACACCCCGATCTATCAGCGCGCCGCGAACGTCACCGGCCGGACGCCCTTCCCCCTTCCGCCCGTGGTGTCCGCCGATCGGGTGGCGCGCGCGATCGTGCGGGCCGCGCGGGGCCATCGCGACGAGATCGCCGTCGGGGCCGCGCAGTTCGTCGCGCGGCCCCTGCGGTTCGTCTTCCCGCGCGCGTACGACCGCGGCATCCGTGCCCTCCAGCGGTCCCTGGGCCTGCGCCGCCGCGCGGCTCCCGCGACGACCGGCGCCGTGCTGGCGGCGCAGCACGACCCCGGCGCCGTGAGCGGAGGGTGGGGTCGCGTGCCCCTGCGCCGCCCACGGTGA
- a CDS encoding MBL fold metallo-hydrolase yields the protein MSGTRTSRLGRIDDGVREVADGVLMITRAATNSYLVDTDDGLILIDAGLPRSWSYLIAALSAHRCAPDDLVSVVLTHGHFDHVGTAERLQRDHHVPIHVHEADRPLVRHPYRYDREASRALYPLRHPGGIPALARMARSGALAVRGTEALGDVVAGVPLLGGLVPIATPGHTSGHMAFHLPDRDVLFTGDALVTFDPYTGRAMPQIVARAATADSAAALAVLPVLATTRAATLLPGHGDAWTDGVENAVVLARATGAH from the coding sequence ATGTCAGGGACACGGACGAGCAGGCTCGGGCGCATCGACGACGGCGTGCGGGAGGTCGCCGACGGGGTGCTCATGATCACGCGCGCCGCCACCAACAGCTACCTCGTCGACACCGACGACGGCCTGATCCTCATCGACGCCGGCCTGCCGCGCAGCTGGTCGTACCTGATCGCGGCACTCTCGGCCCACCGTTGCGCGCCCGACGATCTGGTGTCGGTCGTGTTGACGCACGGGCACTTCGACCACGTCGGCACGGCCGAGCGGCTGCAGCGGGATCACCACGTCCCGATCCACGTGCACGAAGCGGACCGGCCGCTCGTGCGGCATCCCTACCGCTACGACCGCGAGGCCTCGCGGGCCCTGTATCCGCTGCGGCACCCCGGCGGCATCCCCGCGCTGGCGCGCATGGCCCGCTCCGGCGCTCTCGCCGTGCGCGGGACCGAAGCCCTGGGCGACGTCGTCGCGGGTGTCCCCCTGCTGGGCGGGCTCGTTCCGATCGCGACGCCGGGGCACACCTCCGGCCACATGGCTTTCCACCTTCCCGACCGCGACGTGCTCTTCACGGGCGACGCACTCGTCACCTTCGACCCGTACACCGGGCGAGCGATGCCGCAGATCGTGGCCCGCGCGGCGACTGCCGACAGTGCGGCGGCGCTCGCGGTGCTCCCGGTGCTCGCGACGACGCGCGCCGCAACCCTGCTCCCGGGCCATGGCGACGCGTGGACCGACGGGGTCGAGAACGCTGTCGTCCTGGCCCGCGCGACCGGGGCCCACTGA
- a CDS encoding zinc-dependent alcohol dehydrogenase, with amino-acid sequence MRAMTYRGPYKVRVEDKADPGIEHPNDAIVRVERAAICGSDLHLYHGMIPDTRIGHTFGHEFIGRIEQVGSSVQNLSVGDRVMVPFNIACGTCFFCARGLLSNCHNVNANATAVGGIYGYSHTAGGYDGGQAELVRVPFADVGPRVIPEWMDDEDALLLTDAFSTGYFGAQLGDIVEGDTVVVFGAGPVGLAAARSSWLMGAGRVIVVDQIDARLEKARSFAFAETLDYREHRDIVVELKRQTDWLGADVVIDAVGAEADGHFLQHLTGAKLKLQAGSPVALNWAIDSVRKGGTVSVMGAYGPLFSAVKFGDAMNKGLTIHTNQAPVARQWPRLFEHIREGRISPRELITHRIPLEHIAEGYHMVSAKIDGLVKAVILPPTA; translated from the coding sequence ATGAGAGCGATGACCTACCGCGGACCGTACAAGGTGCGCGTCGAGGACAAGGCCGACCCGGGCATCGAGCATCCGAACGACGCGATCGTCCGCGTCGAGAGGGCGGCGATCTGCGGCTCCGATCTGCACCTGTACCACGGCATGATCCCCGACACCCGCATCGGGCACACGTTCGGCCACGAGTTCATCGGTCGTATCGAGCAGGTCGGCTCCTCTGTGCAGAACCTCTCGGTGGGCGACCGGGTCATGGTGCCCTTCAACATCGCGTGCGGCACATGCTTCTTCTGTGCGCGGGGCCTGCTGAGCAACTGTCACAACGTCAACGCCAACGCCACCGCCGTGGGCGGCATCTACGGCTACTCGCACACCGCGGGCGGGTACGACGGCGGCCAGGCCGAGCTCGTGCGCGTGCCGTTCGCCGACGTCGGGCCGCGCGTCATCCCGGAGTGGATGGACGACGAGGACGCCCTGCTGCTCACCGACGCGTTCTCGACCGGATACTTCGGCGCGCAGCTCGGCGACATCGTCGAGGGCGACACCGTCGTGGTGTTCGGGGCGGGGCCCGTGGGGCTGGCGGCGGCGCGCTCGTCGTGGCTCATGGGGGCCGGGCGCGTCATCGTCGTCGATCAGATCGACGCGCGGCTGGAGAAGGCCCGCTCCTTCGCCTTCGCCGAGACGCTCGACTACCGCGAGCACCGTGACATCGTCGTGGAACTGAAGAGGCAGACCGACTGGCTGGGCGCCGACGTCGTGATCGACGCGGTCGGCGCCGAGGCCGACGGCCACTTCTTGCAGCACCTCACCGGCGCGAAGCTCAAGCTGCAGGCGGGGTCGCCGGTGGCGCTGAATTGGGCGATCGACTCCGTCCGCAAGGGCGGCACCGTTTCGGTCATGGGCGCCTACGGACCGCTGTTCAGCGCCGTGAAGTTCGGCGATGCGATGAACAAGGGCCTGACGATCCACACGAACCAGGCGCCCGTCGCCCGTCAGTGGCCGCGCCTGTTCGAGCACATCCGCGAGGGCCGCATCTCGCCGCGCGAGCTCATCACGCACCGCATCCCCCTCGAGCACATCGCCGAGGGGTACCACATGGTCTCCGCGAAGATCGACGGGCTCGTCAAGGCCGTCATCCTTCCCCCGACCGCCTGA
- a CDS encoding UbiA family prenyltransferase — translation MTDATAKPPVWSALWGATHPGPTLVVTVLALALGGAAGVEPARLALLVVAVFAGQVSVGLSNDAIDGARDATVGRTDKPIAAGTITPERALAVAVAAVVLALALSVPLGPGLLAAHAIALASAWAYNAGLKSTPLSIAPFLLSFGLFPSFATLSLTPPAPAAPWASLAGAALGAAVHLTNVVRDLDDDRRTGVRGLPHRLGARASVVLAAVGIIAGALAVLFGTDATLPGTLFFGAVVVVAAVAVVITVVRAPGRAVFQLTMLAALLLAAQLVVT, via the coding sequence ATGACGGATGCCACGGCGAAGCCGCCCGTGTGGAGTGCCCTGTGGGGCGCCACCCACCCCGGCCCCACGCTCGTGGTCACCGTGCTCGCTCTCGCGCTCGGGGGCGCAGCCGGCGTCGAGCCCGCCCGCCTGGCTCTGCTCGTGGTCGCCGTGTTCGCCGGTCAGGTGTCGGTGGGGTTGTCCAACGACGCGATCGACGGCGCCCGCGACGCCACCGTGGGCCGCACCGACAAACCCATCGCCGCGGGAACGATCACGCCGGAGCGCGCGCTCGCGGTGGCCGTCGCAGCCGTGGTGCTGGCCTTGGCGCTGTCGGTTCCACTCGGGCCGGGATTGCTCGCGGCGCACGCGATCGCTCTCGCCTCGGCTTGGGCGTACAACGCGGGGCTGAAATCGACGCCCCTCTCGATCGCACCGTTTCTGCTGAGCTTCGGGCTGTTCCCGTCGTTCGCGACGCTGTCGCTGACCCCGCCCGCACCGGCGGCGCCGTGGGCGTCGCTCGCCGGGGCGGCGCTGGGGGCGGCCGTGCACCTGACCAACGTCGTCCGCGATCTCGACGATGACCGGCGTACGGGGGTCCGTGGTCTGCCGCACCGCTTGGGTGCGCGCGCGTCGGTGGTGCTCGCGGCGGTCGGGATCATCGCGGGGGCTCTCGCGGTGCTGTTCGGAACGGATGCCACGCTGCCCGGCACCCTCTTCTTCGGCGCGGTCGTCGTGGTCGCTGCGGTGGCCGTCGTCATCACTGTCGTACGCGCGCCCGGACGGGCGGTGTTCCAGCTGACGATGCTGGCGGCGCTGCTGCTCGCCGCGCAGCTCGTCGTCACCTGA
- a CDS encoding FAD-dependent oxidoreductase, with protein MPDVLIVGAGPVGLALAADLRARGLDVGIVDKRPAAASGTRAIGIHSPALALLEGSGAADALLARAVRIGRGEARADGRLLAAIRFDRLRVRHPYVAALPQADTVDVLTALAPPVRHGVEVTAVHAGRHDVRIVARGPGGREEIRAALVVVASGWAGRELVYRPGVVRTHHYPDRYVMADVETPGDAVARVHLEREGVLESFPLPGGRRRLVAWAGTTQITDAADTLRRALIARIGVHVDTSTASSFRVRRAVAPALRRGRIVVVGDAAHEVSPIGGQGMNLGLLDALTLAPLLPGWLRSGETDGLGRWEADRLASARHAARLARVNTMLGRAAAPAAHIARTAALRTALRGPGGALFTRAYAMRFDRGALE; from the coding sequence GTGCCTGACGTGCTCATCGTGGGCGCGGGGCCGGTCGGGCTCGCCCTCGCCGCCGACCTTCGCGCGCGCGGGCTCGACGTCGGGATCGTCGACAAGCGTCCCGCCGCCGCGTCGGGCACGCGGGCCATCGGCATCCATTCCCCCGCGCTCGCTCTCCTGGAAGGTTCCGGCGCCGCCGACGCCCTGCTCGCGCGCGCCGTGCGCATCGGCCGCGGCGAGGCGCGCGCAGACGGCCGCCTTCTCGCTGCGATCCGGTTCGACCGGCTCCGCGTTCGACATCCGTACGTCGCGGCACTCCCCCAGGCCGACACCGTCGATGTGCTCACCGCCCTCGCCCCGCCCGTCCGCCACGGCGTGGAGGTGACGGCGGTGCACGCCGGCCGCCACGACGTACGCATCGTCGCCCGCGGTCCCGGTGGGCGAGAGGAGATCAGAGCCGCCCTCGTGGTCGTGGCCTCCGGGTGGGCCGGGCGCGAGCTGGTGTACCGCCCTGGGGTCGTCCGCACGCACCACTACCCCGACCGGTACGTCATGGCCGACGTCGAGACTCCCGGAGACGCCGTCGCGCGCGTGCACCTCGAGCGCGAGGGGGTGCTCGAGTCGTTCCCTCTGCCAGGCGGCCGCCGACGTCTCGTCGCCTGGGCCGGTACGACACAGATCACGGATGCCGCCGACACGCTGCGGCGAGCGCTCATCGCACGCATCGGTGTGCACGTCGACACCTCGACCGCCTCGTCGTTCCGCGTACGCCGCGCGGTGGCTCCAGCCCTCCGTCGCGGGCGGATCGTAGTCGTCGGCGACGCGGCGCACGAGGTGAGCCCGATCGGCGGACAGGGCATGAACCTGGGGCTGCTGGACGCGCTGACGCTCGCCCCGCTCCTTCCCGGGTGGCTCCGCTCCGGCGAGACCGACGGGCTCGGCCGCTGGGAAGCCGACCGTCTCGCCTCGGCGCGACACGCGGCCCGGCTCGCTCGGGTGAACACCATGCTCGGTCGAGCAGCCGCCCCCGCAGCGCACATCGCGCGAACGGCCGCGTTGCGCACGGCGCTGCGCGGCCCCGGCGGCGCCCTGTTCACCCGTGCCTACGCGATGCGTTTCGACCGCGGGGCACTCGAGTGA
- a CDS encoding methyltransferase domain-containing protein, which translates to MDDPSCDPRALAATYRRFGLVNRLVSAWGHVYRTRIRPELRALERPARVLDLGCGGGDVVARLADLAARDGFDVVWTGADPDTRAIAAARRRARPHVRFVARDSRDLLTAGERYDLVVSNHVLHHLDPSSLRRFADDSFALSRGPVLHADIARGRVAYALYAAGIAPLSAGTFLRVDGLRSIRRSYRADELAAALGAPWHVEQPAPFRLLAVADGRAPRA; encoded by the coding sequence ATGGACGACCCCTCCTGCGACCCGCGGGCACTGGCCGCGACCTACCGCCGGTTCGGCCTGGTGAACCGTCTGGTCTCAGCGTGGGGCCACGTCTACCGCACCCGCATCCGCCCCGAACTGCGGGCTCTCGAGCGGCCCGCCCGGGTACTCGACCTGGGGTGCGGGGGCGGTGACGTCGTCGCGCGTCTGGCCGATCTCGCCGCGCGCGACGGGTTCGACGTCGTCTGGACCGGCGCCGACCCCGACACCCGTGCGATCGCCGCCGCGCGACGGCGCGCACGACCCCACGTGCGATTCGTCGCTCGCGACTCCCGAGACCTCCTGACCGCGGGCGAGCGCTACGACCTCGTCGTGTCGAACCACGTCCTGCACCACCTCGACCCGTCGTCGCTGCGACGGTTCGCCGACGACTCCTTCGCGCTCTCGCGCGGCCCGGTGCTGCACGCAGACATCGCGCGCGGACGCGTGGCGTACGCCCTGTACGCGGCGGGGATCGCACCGCTGTCGGCGGGAACGTTCCTGCGCGTCGACGGTCTGCGCTCGATCCGCCGCAGCTACCGCGCCGACGAGCTCGCCGCGGCGCTGGGCGCGCCGTGGCACGTGGAGCAGCCGGCGCCCTTCCGTCTGCTCGCGGTCGCCGACGGGCGGGCGCCCCGTGCCTGA